The following are encoded together in the Roseobacter denitrificans OCh 114 genome:
- a CDS encoding universal stress protein has translation MSIKNILVAYNGLPGSGAALHGAVTMQKFFDAHLTGLFAHGGSQLSSQIKPWMPKRVKEAIMEVENQSNEEIENSFREICADVPADKLHWIDSDGPVQQTVASYARLFDLTVIGMHETSDKPGQSHIEIYPDRVTFDSGRPVMIFPAGYRGSVFNNKAVVAWDGGRAAARALADAMQILETEVSVEIVSVGRSPLAGSLPGLNVEMVLDRHDVNVSIKQLDRTGKTIADTLVDYCETSGAGLLIMGAYEHSPLREGLIGGVTHDIALHAKIPVLMSH, from the coding sequence ATGTCCATCAAGAACATTCTTGTCGCCTATAACGGCCTGCCCGGATCCGGTGCGGCCCTGCACGGCGCGGTCACGATGCAGAAGTTTTTCGATGCGCATCTGACCGGCCTGTTTGCGCATGGTGGCTCTCAACTCTCCAGCCAGATCAAACCCTGGATGCCCAAGCGGGTCAAAGAGGCGATCATGGAGGTCGAGAACCAGTCGAATGAGGAAATAGAGAATAGTTTCAGAGAGATATGCGCCGACGTTCCAGCAGATAAACTGCATTGGATCGACAGCGACGGGCCGGTTCAGCAAACGGTGGCAAGCTATGCCCGCCTGTTTGATCTCACGGTCATTGGCATGCATGAGACATCCGATAAACCCGGTCAGTCGCATATCGAAATCTACCCCGACCGGGTCACATTCGACAGCGGGCGCCCGGTGATGATCTTTCCCGCCGGGTATCGCGGCTCGGTTTTCAACAACAAGGCTGTGGTCGCATGGGATGGCGGACGGGCGGCGGCGCGCGCACTGGCGGATGCGATGCAAATCCTTGAGACCGAAGTTTCGGTGGAAATCGTATCCGTGGGCCGCTCGCCGCTCGCAGGCAGCCTGCCCGGTCTGAATGTCGAAATGGTGCTTGATCGCCACGACGTGAATGTGTCGATCAAGCAGCTTGATCGTACTGGCAAAACCATCGCCGACACGCTGGTGGACTATTGTGAAACGTCAGGGGCGGGCTTGCTGATCATGGGGGCCTATGAGCACTCGCCTTTGCGCGAGGGCCTGATCGGCGGTGTGACGCATGACATCGCGTTGCACGCAAAAATCCCGGTTCTGATGAGCCACTGA
- a CDS encoding 2-dehydropantoate 2-reductase, with amino-acid sequence MKICIFGAGAIGGYMGVKLAQAGADVSLVARGPHLAAMQEKGLTLIEESGESTVKVTASDNPSDLGPQDYVIVTLKAHSVPPVVDKMQPLIGENTTIVSGVNGVPWWYFHKIGGPLEGTRLSTVDPGNAQWDGFGPDRVLGCVVYPAAEVSEPGTIKHIEGNRFSLGEPDGSKSDRALALSKALASAGLKAPVRPRLRDEIWVKLWGNLSFNPISALTHATLDVLCTDPGTRAVARGMMVEAQEIAEKLGVKFPIDVDRRIDGGAAVGAHRTSMLQDLDAGRPMEIDALLGSVHELGKVTQTPTPTIDTVLALTKLRAKTAGLYA; translated from the coding sequence CTCGTCGCGCGGGGCCCACACCTTGCGGCCATGCAGGAAAAGGGCCTGACGCTGATCGAGGAAAGCGGCGAAAGCACCGTCAAGGTCACCGCCTCTGACAACCCGTCGGACCTTGGGCCGCAGGATTACGTGATCGTCACGCTCAAGGCCCATTCTGTCCCGCCTGTGGTGGATAAAATGCAGCCGCTGATCGGTGAGAACACGACCATCGTCAGCGGCGTGAACGGCGTGCCGTGGTGGTATTTCCACAAAATCGGCGGCCCACTGGAAGGCACACGACTCAGCACCGTGGACCCGGGCAATGCACAATGGGACGGGTTCGGTCCGGACCGCGTGCTCGGCTGCGTGGTCTATCCCGCCGCCGAAGTGTCCGAACCCGGCACGATCAAGCACATCGAGGGCAACCGCTTTTCCCTCGGCGAACCGGATGGATCAAAGTCCGACCGCGCCTTGGCCTTGTCAAAAGCGCTCGCATCTGCAGGGCTGAAGGCCCCCGTGCGCCCCCGCCTGCGCGACGAAATCTGGGTCAAGCTATGGGGCAACCTGTCTTTCAACCCGATTTCTGCGCTCACCCATGCAACGCTGGATGTGTTGTGCACAGATCCCGGCACCCGTGCCGTTGCGCGCGGCATGATGGTCGAAGCGCAGGAAATCGCAGAAAAACTTGGCGTGAAATTCCCGATTGATGTGGATCGTCGCATCGACGGGGGGGCGGCTGTGGGCGCGCATCGCACATCTATGCTGCAAGACCTCGATGCTGGTCGCCCGATGGAAATCGATGCCCTGCTCGGCTCGGTACATGAATTGGGCAAGGTGACGCAGACGCCGACGCCCACGATTGATACGGTGCTTGCGCTGACCAAATTGCGCGCGAAAACGGCCGGGCTCTACGCCTGA